The following coding sequences are from one Prosthecobacter vanneervenii window:
- a CDS encoding LamG-like jellyroll fold domain-containing protein, translating to MLFRLLTFTLFVSALGASQAAEALFDKTNLAAWCIVPFDAGKRGPEERAAMLEKMGVKKFVYDYRKEHIPQWDDELIALKKHHIELMGWWFPTTLNDEARQTLELFKRHGVHPQLWVNGNGGAIQVKDEADQKARVEKEVARLQPICEAAAPLGCQVALYNHGGWYGEPENAIAIVEALKAKGIKNIGMVYNLHHGHGHLDRLAKVLPRMLPHLLCFNLNGMDIDGEAKGRKILPLGVGTEDVKVLRIVRASGYNGPIGILNHTNEDAEGRLLDNLDGLAWLVPQLDDNVPGPKPKYRTWKDKPATVSFIAKPPITGEGVPSLNQEFGEALKGSYFEQDNEPFRTLPITIECRAKLNSKDHFNILVASDTKSSATHWEIYTHAKRGTFALYMPGRGGDYDSQVNICDGKWHDLLASIDDKSVALWVDGKQVLEKPVQPLKGTPKAGGIAFGSLVEGSIGCDGVLDDVRIARGVMKPRKSNGPRLRMDNTIGLWDFDHLDAILPPKAPPPAAFKPDRKPLHPEDNVHWEEFVNRERVFDFYGKQALQFMKQKPLPALLPQFPGLDGGQQGHWGNQNDQVTWKDGRFAESDHGSVFSCVFKGAGLTIPKAVCVREGDTSYVFDSEKLSFPLTWTGGFIKLTDHRHGFMGGAAMDGKVASKPSIKLQGQYEGFYRQGKAVIFKVGDSFWNVHGEQVQLAKEFLSQWPKWMETKGKLGTQQPFATDTIELPFDNPYGALFFITAHDFFSNGTAAIATMTGEVWLVKGIDEKLSKIRWKRFATGLNQPLGMKIVKDKLYVLGRDQITCLHDLNGDDEADFYECVTNAMQTSPGGHDFIVGLETDKEGRWYFASGNQGVCRITGRDKLEVLGTGFRNPDGLGISPDGRFVTSSGQEGDWTPASSIFQIELDHNLGAHFGAGGPKNGQPPEPVLMYLPRGEDNSASSQAFISSDKWAALKGDGNFVHLSSGGGGAWLVMRQNVKGRWQAAAVKISGNFDSGPQCARFNPKDGHLYVNGMQGWGSYTPKDGCFQRVRFTGGEKPVPIGFEARDNGVLLRFNQPVKDADASTCFAQCWNYRYGPQYGSPEYSVKYADTPGHDPLEVHSVQKLDGGKTLFLEIPQIVTASQIHLHLSTGHDVFLTAHALAEPFTDFVGYTKIAKTNHAAQIGMEAPKSSKPNPWAKGEGGREIVIEAALGLQYVQKTLSAKAGEKLTIVFKNPDVVPHNWMLAKPGTLQKIGNLANLMITDPQGLAKHYVPDSDDVLAYTDMTNPQSSFTIHITAPREKGDYPYLCTFPGHWMVMNGVLKVE from the coding sequence ATGCTCTTCCGCCTTCTCACCTTCACACTCTTTGTTTCTGCGCTCGGCGCATCTCAGGCAGCCGAAGCTCTCTTTGACAAAACCAACCTCGCTGCGTGGTGCATTGTGCCGTTCGATGCAGGCAAACGCGGCCCGGAGGAGCGTGCGGCCATGCTGGAAAAGATGGGCGTGAAGAAGTTCGTCTATGATTACCGCAAAGAGCACATCCCGCAGTGGGACGACGAGCTGATTGCGCTCAAGAAACACCACATCGAGCTGATGGGCTGGTGGTTTCCAACCACGCTGAATGATGAAGCGCGGCAAACGCTGGAGCTCTTCAAACGCCATGGCGTGCACCCACAGCTTTGGGTGAATGGAAACGGCGGTGCGATTCAGGTAAAGGATGAGGCAGATCAAAAAGCCCGCGTGGAAAAGGAAGTCGCACGTCTGCAGCCGATCTGCGAGGCCGCCGCACCGTTGGGCTGCCAGGTGGCGCTTTACAATCACGGTGGATGGTATGGAGAGCCGGAAAACGCCATCGCCATCGTGGAGGCGCTGAAGGCCAAAGGCATCAAGAACATCGGCATGGTGTACAACCTTCACCACGGCCACGGCCATCTGGACCGCCTAGCCAAAGTGCTGCCACGCATGCTGCCGCACCTGCTCTGCTTCAATCTCAACGGCATGGACATCGACGGCGAGGCCAAGGGCCGCAAGATTCTTCCACTCGGTGTCGGCACGGAAGACGTGAAGGTGCTGCGCATCGTGCGTGCGAGCGGTTACAACGGCCCCATCGGCATTCTCAATCACACGAATGAAGACGCTGAAGGCCGCCTGCTGGACAATCTCGACGGCCTTGCGTGGCTGGTGCCGCAGCTGGATGACAATGTACCTGGACCGAAGCCAAAGTATCGTACCTGGAAGGACAAGCCAGCCACTGTCAGCTTCATTGCCAAGCCCCCCATCACCGGTGAGGGCGTGCCGTCCCTCAATCAGGAATTCGGCGAGGCTCTGAAAGGCAGCTATTTTGAGCAGGACAACGAACCCTTCCGCACGCTGCCGATTACGATTGAATGCCGCGCCAAACTGAACAGCAAGGATCATTTCAACATCCTCGTCGCCTCGGACACCAAATCCTCCGCCACTCATTGGGAGATCTACACGCATGCCAAACGCGGCACCTTCGCGCTCTACATGCCCGGACGTGGCGGCGATTATGATTCGCAGGTGAACATCTGTGACGGCAAGTGGCACGACCTGCTGGCCAGCATCGATGACAAGAGCGTGGCTCTCTGGGTGGACGGCAAGCAGGTGCTCGAGAAGCCAGTGCAGCCCCTCAAGGGCACACCCAAAGCTGGTGGCATTGCTTTCGGCAGCCTCGTGGAAGGCTCCATCGGCTGTGATGGGGTTTTGGACGACGTGCGCATCGCACGCGGTGTGATGAAGCCGCGCAAGAGCAACGGCCCACGCTTGCGCATGGACAACACCATCGGTCTCTGGGACTTCGATCATCTGGACGCCATCCTGCCGCCGAAGGCTCCGCCGCCCGCAGCCTTCAAGCCGGACCGCAAGCCACTCCATCCTGAAGATAATGTGCACTGGGAGGAGTTTGTGAACCGTGAGCGTGTCTTCGACTTCTACGGCAAGCAGGCGCTGCAATTCATGAAGCAGAAGCCGCTTCCGGCATTGCTGCCACAATTCCCCGGACTCGATGGCGGCCAGCAGGGCCACTGGGGGAATCAAAACGACCAGGTGACCTGGAAGGATGGCCGCTTCGCAGAAAGTGATCACGGCAGCGTCTTTAGCTGCGTCTTCAAAGGCGCGGGTCTGACGATCCCCAAGGCCGTGTGCGTTCGCGAAGGTGATACCTCGTATGTCTTCGACAGTGAGAAACTTTCATTCCCGCTCACCTGGACAGGTGGCTTCATCAAGCTCACCGATCACCGTCACGGCTTCATGGGCGGCGCTGCGATGGATGGCAAGGTGGCGTCGAAGCCATCGATCAAGCTCCAAGGCCAGTACGAAGGTTTCTATCGTCAGGGCAAGGCCGTCATCTTCAAAGTGGGTGATTCATTTTGGAATGTTCATGGCGAGCAGGTTCAACTCGCTAAAGAGTTCTTATCCCAATGGCCAAAGTGGATGGAAACCAAAGGCAAGCTAGGCACGCAGCAGCCCTTCGCCACCGACACCATCGAACTGCCCTTTGATAATCCGTATGGCGCGCTGTTCTTCATCACCGCACATGACTTCTTCAGCAATGGCACTGCCGCCATCGCCACCATGACGGGCGAGGTCTGGCTGGTGAAAGGCATCGATGAGAAGCTGTCCAAGATCCGCTGGAAGCGCTTTGCCACTGGTCTCAATCAGCCGCTGGGCATGAAGATCGTGAAGGACAAGCTCTATGTCCTCGGCCGTGATCAGATCACCTGTCTGCATGACCTTAACGGCGATGACGAGGCCGACTTCTACGAGTGTGTGACGAATGCGATGCAGACATCTCCCGGCGGCCACGACTTCATCGTCGGTCTCGAAACCGACAAAGAAGGCCGCTGGTATTTCGCCTCCGGCAATCAAGGTGTCTGCCGCATCACGGGCCGTGACAAACTCGAAGTCCTCGGCACCGGCTTCCGGAATCCGGATGGCCTCGGCATCTCGCCGGATGGACGCTTTGTCACCAGCAGCGGTCAAGAAGGCGACTGGACACCGGCTTCCTCCATCTTCCAGATCGAACTGGACCACAATCTGGGTGCCCACTTTGGCGCAGGCGGCCCCAAGAACGGCCAGCCTCCCGAGCCCGTGCTCATGTATCTCCCTCGTGGCGAGGACAACAGCGCCAGCAGCCAGGCCTTCATCTCCAGCGACAAATGGGCTGCACTCAAAGGCGATGGCAATTTCGTTCATCTCTCCTCCGGCGGTGGCGGCGCGTGGCTCGTCATGCGGCAGAATGTGAAAGGCCGCTGGCAGGCGGCAGCGGTGAAGATCAGCGGCAACTTCGACTCCGGCCCGCAGTGCGCGCGCTTCAATCCGAAGGACGGCCACCTCTACGTGAACGGCATGCAGGGCTGGGGCAGCTACACCCCGAAGGACGGCTGTTTCCAACGCGTGCGCTTCACTGGCGGCGAGAAGCCGGTGCCCATCGGATTCGAAGCCCGCGACAATGGAGTGCTGCTCCGCTTCAACCAGCCCGTGAAAGATGCCGACGCCTCCACCTGCTTTGCGCAATGCTGGAACTACCGCTATGGCCCTCAGTATGGCTCTCCTGAATACTCCGTGAAATATGCTGATACACCTGGCCATGATCCGCTGGAAGTGCACAGCGTGCAGAAGCTCGATGGTGGTAAAACTCTCTTCCTCGAAATCCCGCAGATCGTCACCGCCAGCCAGATCCATCTGCACCTGAGCACTGGCCATGATGTTTTCCTCACAGCCCATGCTCTGGCAGAACCCTTTACCGATTTCGTTGGCTACACCAAGATCGCGAAGACCAATCACGCTGCACAGATCGGCATGGAGGCGCCGAAGTCTTCCAAGCCCAATCCGTGGGCCAAGGGTGAAGGCGGACGTGAAATCGTCATCGAGGCTGCTCTCGGTCTGCAATACGTGCAAAAAACGCTCAGCGCCAAGGCAGGTGAGAAGCTCACTATCGTCTTCAAAAACCCTGATGTGGTTCCGCACAACTGGATGCTCGCCAAACCGGGCACGCTGCAAAAGATCGGCAATCTGGCCAACCTTATGATCACCGACCCGCAAGGTCTGGCCAAGCACTACGTGCCCGATTCCGACGACGTGCTGGCTTACACCGACATGACGAATCCGCAGTCGAGCTTCACCATCCACATCACTGCTCCAAGAGAGAAGGGCGACTACCCCTACCTCTGCACCTTCCCCGGCCACTGGATGGTCATGAACGGCGTGCTGAAAGTTGAGTGA
- a CDS encoding DUF6807 domain-containing protein — protein MKPTLLLTAVLATLPALRSSAADIQVEKSGSVLHFSAGGKIICDYQMEAGEVPEGVAAVFKHGAHLHPVYSPSGKLVTGNHPEDHRWHRGIWMAWTKTEFGESHPDFWNQGKGEGKDKSGDQILAEVRFDKLDKSWGGVDGGGFISRHLFLDHSHAPDQKVLSEMWQVAVAQKELDGKLTNIIDLTSTQTCATDKPLRLPKYHYGGLGVRGNQAWNPLDAVTMLTSEGHDRLKGDSTKGKWVHIGGQVDGMPAGMAILIHPSNFRFPQPLRLNPKNPQLCIAPSQDGDWSIEPGKPYVSKYRILVFDGVPDAEWIEAQWAAYSKTK, from the coding sequence ATGAAGCCAACCCTTCTCCTCACTGCTGTCTTGGCCACCCTGCCAGCACTCCGCTCCTCCGCCGCAGATATTCAGGTGGAGAAGAGCGGCTCCGTACTGCATTTCAGCGCCGGGGGAAAAATCATCTGCGATTATCAAATGGAGGCTGGCGAGGTGCCTGAGGGAGTGGCCGCTGTTTTCAAACACGGAGCACATCTGCACCCGGTCTATTCGCCCAGCGGCAAGCTGGTGACTGGCAACCACCCGGAAGACCACCGCTGGCATCGCGGCATCTGGATGGCGTGGACGAAGACGGAGTTTGGCGAATCGCACCCCGACTTCTGGAATCAGGGCAAAGGCGAGGGCAAGGACAAGAGCGGAGATCAGATCCTGGCGGAAGTACGCTTCGATAAGCTGGACAAGAGCTGGGGTGGTGTGGATGGCGGTGGCTTCATCAGTCGGCATCTGTTTCTGGATCACAGTCACGCCCCTGATCAGAAAGTGCTGAGCGAGATGTGGCAGGTGGCGGTGGCGCAGAAGGAGCTGGATGGGAAGCTGACGAACATCATCGACCTCACGAGCACTCAGACCTGTGCCACTGACAAACCGCTGAGGCTGCCCAAGTACCACTACGGCGGCCTCGGCGTGCGTGGAAATCAGGCGTGGAATCCGCTCGATGCCGTGACGATGCTCACCAGTGAAGGGCATGACCGCCTCAAAGGAGACTCGACCAAGGGCAAGTGGGTCCACATCGGCGGCCAGGTGGATGGCATGCCTGCCGGCATGGCGATATTGATTCATCCCTCCAACTTTCGCTTTCCGCAGCCGCTGCGCCTCAATCCGAAAAACCCGCAGCTCTGCATCGCCCCCTCGCAGGATGGCGACTGGTCCATCGAGCCCGGCAAACCTTACGTCTCCAAGTATCGCATCCTCGTCTTCGATGGTGTCCCTGATGCCGAATGGATCGAGGCTCAGTGGGCCGCCTATTCCAAAACCAAGTAA
- a CDS encoding metal-dependent hydrolase family protein: MKLQPGTTIVKNGQLVDGTGRPAVPNAALIITDGIITYAGPAADAPPAATDARVIDAKGGTIMPGLIEAHIHLTYFNVSELQDLDIKYPVEYVTLQSGVNAKTALECGYTAARSGGCLHNIDVWMKKAIEEDMIPGPRLSASGREICGAGGLMDWNPDYRRIGMEGIVFIVNGPEQARTAVRKLVKDGIEWVKTYPTGDAASPDINDHHTLCMTFEEMHAVVATAHNHGLKVTGHCRATEGIRNALKAGYDAIEHGTFMDDECLDLLLKRNVPMCPGLGFELFSVQRGKEFGLSQRVLDGHQETLEAGAESCRKVLKAGGTLGLGGDYGFAWTPHGTYAQELTFFVDYVGFSPLDTIKCATLGGAKMMGREKEIGTLEKGKLADVLVVAGDVLKDISLLENRDNLMAVMQGGVVKAGTLVKPASL; encoded by the coding sequence ATGAAGCTCCAACCAGGCACCACCATCGTCAAAAACGGCCAGCTCGTCGATGGCACGGGCAGGCCCGCTGTCCCCAATGCCGCGCTGATCATCACCGACGGCATCATTACCTACGCAGGCCCTGCCGCTGACGCACCGCCTGCTGCTACTGACGCACGCGTGATCGATGCCAAGGGCGGCACCATCATGCCGGGGCTCATCGAGGCGCATATTCACCTGACCTACTTCAATGTGTCCGAGCTGCAGGACCTCGACATCAAGTACCCCGTGGAATACGTGACCCTGCAGTCTGGCGTGAATGCCAAGACCGCGCTGGAGTGCGGCTACACGGCCGCGCGCAGCGGGGGCTGCCTGCACAACATCGATGTCTGGATGAAGAAGGCGATCGAGGAAGACATGATCCCCGGCCCGCGCCTCAGCGCCAGCGGCCGCGAGATCTGCGGCGCAGGCGGGCTGATGGACTGGAACCCCGACTACCGCCGCATCGGCATGGAGGGCATCGTCTTCATCGTGAATGGTCCCGAGCAGGCCCGCACTGCCGTGCGCAAACTGGTCAAAGACGGCATCGAGTGGGTGAAGACCTACCCCACCGGAGATGCCGCCTCTCCCGACATCAACGATCATCACACCCTGTGCATGACCTTTGAAGAGATGCATGCCGTGGTGGCCACGGCGCATAATCACGGTCTCAAGGTCACCGGCCACTGCCGCGCCACCGAGGGCATCCGCAACGCGCTGAAAGCTGGTTATGATGCCATCGAGCACGGCACCTTCATGGATGACGAGTGCCTGGATCTGCTGCTGAAGCGCAACGTGCCGATGTGCCCCGGGCTGGGGTTTGAGCTTTTCAGCGTGCAGCGCGGCAAGGAATTTGGCCTGTCCCAGCGCGTGCTGGACGGCCACCAGGAGACTCTTGAAGCTGGTGCTGAAAGCTGCCGCAAAGTGCTAAAGGCTGGTGGGACCCTGGGGCTCGGTGGCGACTACGGCTTTGCCTGGACCCCGCACGGCACCTACGCGCAGGAGCTGACCTTCTTCGTCGATTACGTGGGCTTCTCACCGCTGGACACGATCAAGTGCGCCACGCTTGGCGGCGCAAAGATGATGGGCCGTGAGAAGGAGATCGGCACACTCGAAAAAGGCAAGCTGGCGGACGTGCTCGTGGTGGCGGGGGATGTGCTCAAGGACATCTCTCTTCTCGAAAACCGCGACAACCTCATGGCCGTGATGCAGGGCGGCGTGGTGAAAGCGGGAACTCTCGTAAAGCCTGCGAGTTTGTGA
- a CDS encoding helix-turn-helix domain-containing protein: MKADAAATSAADALRDLFDALPDVQAWIKDARRRYLWVNRTFLLNYGMQRLEEVLGRTDDDLSPPHLAAHFRAGDEAVLAGQTVQGRLELVGRFDHTAAWCFTTKKPVCNARGRVVGTAGITRMLDAAQIDQRGDIRLGVVISLMTRRLGESVTNAEMAHAVGMSARAFERSFLREYGLPPQQYLRRLRIQTACRLLVDTRESISAIGLRCGFADQSHLTREFRRVTSLTPGAYREKYAAANVPSPAAPVLSRRRAKR, from the coding sequence GTGAAAGCCGATGCCGCCGCCACATCCGCCGCCGATGCCCTGCGCGATCTTTTTGACGCGCTGCCGGACGTGCAGGCCTGGATCAAGGACGCGAGGCGCCGCTACCTCTGGGTGAACCGCACCTTTCTGCTGAACTATGGCATGCAGCGGTTGGAGGAGGTGCTGGGCCGGACAGACGACGATCTCTCGCCACCGCACCTGGCGGCGCATTTCCGGGCAGGTGATGAAGCCGTGCTGGCGGGGCAGACGGTGCAGGGCCGGCTTGAGCTGGTGGGCCGGTTTGACCACACGGCGGCGTGGTGCTTCACGACCAAAAAGCCGGTGTGCAATGCGCGGGGCCGCGTCGTGGGCACGGCTGGCATCACGCGCATGCTGGATGCCGCGCAGATCGACCAGCGTGGGGACATCCGCCTCGGTGTCGTCATTTCACTGATGACACGCCGGCTGGGTGAATCCGTGACCAATGCGGAAATGGCGCACGCCGTGGGCATGTCGGCGCGGGCGTTTGAACGCAGCTTTCTCCGCGAGTATGGCCTGCCGCCGCAGCAGTATCTGCGCCGCCTGCGCATCCAGACCGCCTGCCGCCTGCTGGTGGACACGAGAGAGTCCATCTCCGCCATCGGCCTGCGCTGCGGCTTCGCAGACCAGAGCCATCTCACGCGCGAATTTCGCCGCGTCACCAGCCTCACACCTGGCGCCTACCGCGAAAAATACGCCGCCGCGAATGTTCCAAGCCCTGCCGCTCCTGTTCTATCCCGGCGCCGGGCAAAGCGATAG
- a CDS encoding RNA recognition motif domain-containing protein, which translates to MNLYVSNLPYTMTDEELQGEFAAFGNVSSARVVRDRDTGRSRGFAFVEMPVESEALTAINALNAKEIGGRALRVVEARPKEERPQRPFGGGGGGGGHRNQGGGGGAGGRRDSRSDWDRNKRS; encoded by the coding sequence ATGAACCTCTACGTGAGCAATCTTCCTTACACGATGACGGATGAAGAACTCCAGGGCGAGTTCGCCGCCTTTGGCAATGTCTCCAGCGCCCGTGTTGTCAGAGACCGCGACACGGGCCGCTCACGCGGATTTGCCTTCGTGGAGATGCCGGTGGAATCCGAGGCGCTCACAGCCATCAATGCCCTGAACGCCAAGGAGATCGGCGGGCGTGCCCTGCGTGTGGTGGAGGCCCGGCCAAAAGAGGAGCGTCCGCAGCGCCCCTTCGGTGGTGGTGGGGGCGGCGGCGGACATCGCAACCAAGGCGGTGGAGGAGGTGCGGGCGGCAGGCGCGATTCACGCTCAGACTGGGACCGCAACAAACGCTCCTAG
- a CDS encoding tetratricopeptide repeat protein — protein MTAAKLPTSPRSHAPRLLPVFFCVATLSSMAQQAPRALPVEDDDRVPKAIPVGKTPPKAQPVTDDPKSAPPAAKAKEPGDDMFEFASLAYDRQEWGMAAQSYAKYLQQFPTATLVPEALFRVGECYMKQNQLKQAGGYYEEVVNRYPSSDGAPSAAYRLGAMAFNDSKFADSAKYFTFCEARTKSAQVKLAAAYHKSRAYGMAGDKEKQASALSSVIALKTDNPFRETALLTLGSLYLGQDKKTEALPIFDELVKTSGDRAIIAEASIRAAVLYAELKKPDESIAMFEKALRMPETTEQNRGISLVGIIQSLYAKGDYDGVIEYYNKNSEILPPGPSRAKMLLLVGHSYRTRKSYARAVEVYLMIEQYHADTDEAFEAGYWKLYCFYLLNDKDLGEFSTAFITRYAQKQANHEFLSLARLIRADFYFNKAEYQQAALSYNEINLDKLPEKLRPGTLFNMGWAQGEAGRHQEAVGTFTRFINEYPAHEYLPKAFARRGMANRDARDLPKAKADFEHVTKDFPKSDACELSWLQLGFIAMEQKDPKATVTAFETLLKKFPTTTAGAQAYYGVGRGNFDQKIYDKAVPALRRSIELDSKGYLEKSSQLIILCEYARQNADSLAKAIDNYLQSKPDGQVPPNVLKWLGLKLFSSDDFKRAARFLELAVTPQVPANTEPVVWNYLGMAQLQNQQYDASIQATDNFLLSNPDSATRSRALLTKGRAQLGKGLFDDADKAAQEALQVVKDGKLQAELLLLEGDIYAAQGDKLAAEGQKDAAAVKWKDAAAKYAVPSQVFEDPDVTPAALYKAAQVLEKAGDAAKAKLMMEQLKQRYPKYQPKQ, from the coding sequence ATGACCGCCGCCAAGCTCCCAACCAGCCCGCGCAGTCATGCGCCCCGCCTGCTGCCAGTGTTTTTCTGCGTGGCCACTCTTTCCTCCATGGCCCAGCAGGCCCCTCGAGCACTGCCGGTGGAAGATGATGACCGTGTGCCCAAGGCCATCCCCGTGGGCAAGACGCCCCCCAAGGCACAGCCAGTGACGGATGACCCCAAGTCTGCGCCCCCTGCCGCCAAAGCCAAGGAGCCAGGGGATGACATGTTTGAATTTGCCTCGCTGGCCTATGACCGCCAGGAGTGGGGCATGGCAGCGCAGTCGTATGCCAAATACCTGCAGCAGTTTCCCACTGCCACGCTGGTGCCAGAAGCCCTCTTCCGTGTAGGCGAGTGCTACATGAAGCAAAACCAGCTCAAGCAGGCCGGCGGCTACTACGAAGAGGTGGTAAACCGCTACCCCTCGAGTGATGGTGCGCCATCTGCCGCCTACCGCCTCGGGGCGATGGCCTTCAACGACTCCAAGTTTGCCGACTCGGCCAAGTATTTCACCTTCTGCGAGGCGAGAACGAAAAGCGCGCAGGTGAAGCTGGCCGCCGCCTACCACAAAAGCCGCGCCTACGGCATGGCCGGAGACAAGGAAAAGCAGGCCTCAGCGCTGAGCAGCGTGATCGCGTTGAAAACCGACAACCCTTTCCGCGAGACAGCACTGCTCACGCTTGGCAGCCTCTATCTGGGACAGGACAAGAAAACCGAGGCTCTGCCCATTTTTGACGAGCTCGTCAAGACCAGTGGAGACCGCGCCATCATCGCCGAGGCCAGCATCCGCGCTGCGGTGCTCTATGCCGAGCTCAAGAAGCCGGACGAATCCATCGCCATGTTTGAAAAGGCGCTGCGCATGCCGGAGACGACCGAGCAGAACCGCGGCATCTCGCTGGTGGGCATCATCCAGTCTCTCTATGCCAAGGGCGACTACGACGGCGTCATTGAATACTACAACAAGAACTCCGAAATTCTGCCTCCGGGCCCCTCCCGCGCCAAGATGCTGCTGCTGGTGGGCCACTCGTACCGCACACGCAAAAGCTACGCCCGCGCCGTGGAGGTGTACCTGATGATCGAGCAGTATCATGCAGACACCGACGAAGCTTTTGAGGCGGGCTACTGGAAGCTGTACTGCTTTTACCTGCTGAATGACAAGGACCTCGGCGAATTTTCCACGGCCTTCATCACCCGTTACGCGCAGAAGCAGGCGAACCATGAGTTTCTCTCCCTCGCACGTCTTATCCGTGCCGACTTCTACTTTAACAAAGCTGAATACCAGCAGGCGGCCCTGAGCTACAACGAGATCAATCTGGACAAGCTGCCTGAGAAACTGCGCCCGGGCACACTCTTTAACATGGGCTGGGCTCAGGGAGAGGCCGGACGGCACCAGGAAGCGGTGGGCACCTTCACCCGCTTCATCAACGAGTATCCTGCCCACGAATACCTTCCCAAGGCCTTTGCCCGCCGCGGCATGGCCAACCGCGATGCGCGTGATCTGCCCAAGGCCAAGGCTGACTTTGAACACGTGACCAAGGACTTCCCCAAGTCAGACGCCTGCGAGCTCTCGTGGCTGCAGCTGGGGTTCATCGCCATGGAGCAGAAGGATCCAAAGGCCACCGTCACCGCCTTTGAGACGCTGCTGAAAAAATTCCCCACCACTACTGCAGGTGCCCAGGCCTATTACGGGGTCGGGCGCGGCAACTTTGACCAGAAGATCTACGACAAGGCCGTGCCCGCACTACGCCGCTCCATCGAACTGGACAGCAAAGGCTACCTCGAAAAATCCAGCCAGCTCATCATCCTGTGCGAATACGCGCGACAGAACGCCGACAGTCTGGCCAAGGCGATCGACAACTACCTGCAGTCCAAGCCAGACGGCCAGGTGCCGCCCAATGTTTTGAAATGGCTGGGGCTCAAACTCTTCAGCAGTGATGACTTCAAACGTGCCGCGCGCTTCCTGGAACTTGCGGTCACCCCGCAGGTTCCGGCCAACACCGAGCCGGTGGTATGGAACTACCTGGGCATGGCCCAGCTGCAAAACCAGCAATACGACGCCAGCATCCAGGCCACGGACAACTTCCTCCTCTCGAATCCGGACAGCGCCACACGCTCTCGTGCCCTGCTGACCAAAGGACGCGCCCAGCTGGGCAAGGGGCTCTTTGACGATGCCGACAAAGCCGCCCAGGAGGCCCTGCAGGTGGTGAAAGACGGCAAGCTACAGGCCGAGCTGCTCCTGCTGGAAGGTGACATCTATGCCGCCCAGGGCGACAAGCTGGCCGCTGAAGGCCAGAAGGATGCGGCAGCGGTGAAATGGAAAGACGCTGCCGCCAAGTATGCCGTGCCGAGCCAGGTCTTTGAAGATCCTGACGTCACTCCAGCCGCCCTCTACAAGGCAGCTCAGGTGCTGGAAAAAGCAGGAGATGCAGCCAAGGCTAAGCTCATGATGGAGCAGCTGAAGCAGCGATATCCGAAGTACCAGCCGAAGCAGTAA
- a CDS encoding ExbD/TolR family protein, with the protein MNFRKQHSIEPTPMQLAPLVDVLFLLVIFFAVTFQYAKEEQVMDVSVPAAEEGKEKESRNVGEIIINIKKDGEILVNGQKFNTDELLVKLKNIVALYKDQAVILRGDEIVDYQHVIRVLDTCQKAGIWNIAFATRKPDADQPAATTK; encoded by the coding sequence ATGAATTTCAGAAAACAGCATTCCATTGAGCCCACTCCCATGCAGCTGGCCCCGCTGGTGGACGTGCTGTTCCTGCTCGTGATCTTCTTTGCCGTGACCTTCCAGTATGCCAAGGAGGAGCAGGTCATGGATGTGAGCGTGCCCGCCGCCGAGGAAGGGAAAGAAAAGGAATCCCGCAATGTCGGCGAGATCATCATCAACATCAAAAAAGACGGCGAGATCCTGGTGAACGGCCAGAAATTCAACACCGACGAGCTGCTGGTGAAGCTGAAGAACATCGTCGCTCTCTACAAGGACCAGGCCGTGATCCTGCGCGGAGACGAAATCGTTGATTATCAGCACGTGATCCGCGTACTGGACACCTGCCAGAAGGCAGGCATCTGGAACATTGCCTTCGCCACGCGCAAACCTGACGCCGACCAACCTGCTGCCACGACCAAGTGA